A region of the Candidatus Poribacteria bacterium genome:
CCGAGTCCGAACTCGGTTATTCTTTAGACGGAAAGCATACCGAAAATGCAATTGTAAACGCGTAAAATCAAAATCGGATCCTACAGCCGCATTGCTGTGTTCAATGAAAAGCGTATTGTGCCAACCCATGGAATGCGTTATATTATTCAAATCGTATTGGAAGGTGAGACTCCGCAGGGTGCCGGGGATTATTGGAGGGTTCTCTCTCACACGGAGTTTCGATCCCCAATTGGCAACAAACCAATCTGTGCTTCTCTGTAGACTCGTCTGTGATTCCGCAACCATTGCCAATCTGAAGGAATGATTCGGCATAACTGGAGACCACTGCAATGCGATCTCAGCCCCTTGTCGTAGATAGTAATTTTGGAGGTCGGGTGTCCCAATGATGCGTTGAAAAATAGGGAGTGGGTTGTTGTAATTCGGAAAAAGTTCAGGGGCAACGGCATCTGTCAAACGGTGAATTTGCGCTGTGAGTCCGAGATTCCAAATGTAAGGTTTCCCCCAATTCGCTATGCCACCTATCCGGTAATGGACATGCGGATTACCGAATGCGTAACTCACCTTTCCAAAAAGCTTTGAAGTCTGATCGCTCGATGAATCTCTGATGTTCCACGTCCAAAGGGGTCCGACATCCTTTCGTTTGCCGAGTTCAAAACCGGTGCCGATTTCCCATCCCGTCACTCGATTGAATCCGAAACGTAGCGGCGGAGGTTTCTCATCAACAATAATCGTCGCAACGTATTTTGAATTCTCCTCAGCTACCTGTAGGTTTAACTCGTCAAAGTAGGGCATCGCATTATACAGTGTTTTTAGGGCTTGTTCAAGATCTTCAGAACCGTTTTCAAGCGTCTGTTGAATCTGTGCGTCCGATATTTTCTCATTTCCTTGAATGCGTATTTCGTGGATAGGGACATCCCCTGCCAGAAATCGTGTGCCTACGGCTGAAAGTTGAGCATCTAATTCCTGTAAGACCAACTTGCCGGCTGTTGATTTGTGGACCTTGTTCGCCTGAGAACCAGAGATTGTCAAAGATTTTAGGAGTGACAGCGTTCGTGTAATCGGTAGATCCGCCACAGTAATTATCGCAGTGTGTTTGGCATTCACTTCTTCGACGCGTAAAGATGCCTTTTTAGAGGTACTAATGAGCAGGCTTGTAAGAATAGGCATCACCACAGCGATGTCGCCAGATCCATTTTCAAGGACTTTCATAATGTTGGAACTCTCAATCCCGTTGGCACCTTGGATTTGAATGTCCTGAATTCGCTTACCATCAAAAATCCAATCCCATGACTTTGCCGGTTCTTGGCTTTCATTTAAGGAGGGTACTGCTTCAGCTGGATCGGTGAGTTCGGGGTGTTTTCTGCGGATTTCCCCTATCGCAGGTTCTGGCATTGGCTCGGCAACTTTAGGCATTAAGAGTGGTGGAGGGGGCGCGATTTCCAAGTCACGAGGTTTTACCGACATTAATTCAGGAATCTCAATGCCGAGTTGATGGAGATTTAGTAGCAGCATACCGAGCTGTTTTTTCGGGATTTCACCAACGATATTTATCAGATACACATCATCGCCACTTTTAACAATAACAAAGACTCCTTGGATCGTCTCATTGACTTGAAGGGTATAGAGATGCAAATTATCGTTTTCGACATCGTCCTGAATGGGGTGTCCCAATGCGTTCCAGCCGCGATCTTTTAGGGATTCTCCGTAATATCGACCCACTTCCTTAAGATTAACAGATCGACTTCGATAACTGCGGAGATGTAAGTTGTCTATGTTATTAAACAGCGGTGCGATGTTGGAAGTAGTATCTTCCATCACGAGTACAATGACACGTTTGTCTAAATCAAACTGGAATTCAGAGGATGGCAGATTTGGAAAATCGAAGGCGACAGTGCCGTCATTGGACTGTGATTGTACTGCCGGGTTAATGAGAAGCAGAAACGCTATGAATACTTTTGTAATCTTATTTTTCATCTTTTTAATTATACCTTGCGGAGAAACACCGTGAATTTGAAACTTTGACGCGTATTCCTTATATCCGCCTGCGTGTTTTTGCTTGGGTATTTCTGCGTATTGTTGCAGGCTACAGGTCCCGTACACATTCTATAATTATACCTTGCGGAGAAACACCGTGAATTTGAAACTTTGACGCGTATTCCTTATATCCGCTAAGGAGAATCTAATTTCATTATGGGCTTGGTTTTCGCGTTAGATACCTTCAATGTGCGTTGTCAATGTTCTTCAGGCGTTGTTGTAGTTTTCTCAATGCCTCTGGAACGCGAGGTTTGCTGGGACGATAGATAATTTCCGGTGGCACAATCCTTCCGAGCAGATATGACTCTGATCGCAAACTCCATGCGGGGGTTGTTATCGAATAGGAACGCCTCGCCTCAGAGTAAGGTTCTTTGGAATGGGTATAGTACCACTGTAGCGCGATAGAGTATCGGGGACCTTGGAAATAGTGAATCTCAACAGGGTACATGCCAGTCTTGAGCGTTATACTGCCACGTTTTCCCTTCCCTGTGTGAATTCCATCGTTATCTACGACGAGCGTCCCGTCGATATATAGTTTTGCCCCGTCATCTGCATAAAGCCCGAAGTGGTACAACCCGGGCGTGTCGATTGCTAACTCCCCTCGGAAGCGAATTGCAAAATCCTCAACAACATATTGCATCTCTGGTGTCGGAAAACCCTGAGTATAATCTCGTTTAGAGACATCTAAGTTTGCTGTAACAAAGGTATAGACAGGTGTTAAAAGGTCGAAATCCGGCATCCGATGGATGGGGCCACCCGGGACGTAGACTTCCCCGATTAATCCGTGTCCAGCCATCACATTTGTGTCGAAGATACCGAGCCCTGCATCTATGCCATCGAGTATTGCGAGTTCCACATCCGATACGCCTGTCCCTTTTGCAAAGTGTTTCCCGT
Encoded here:
- a CDS encoding BamA/TamA family outer membrane protein, whose translation is MKNKITKVFIAFLLLINPAVQSQSNDGTVAFDFPNLPSSEFQFDLDKRVIVLVMEDTTSNIAPLFNNIDNLHLRSYRSRSVNLKEVGRYYGESLKDRGWNALGHPIQDDVENDNLHLYTLQVNETIQGVFVIVKSGDDVYLINIVGEIPKKQLGMLLLNLHQLGIEIPELMSVKPRDLEIAPPPPLLMPKVAEPMPEPAIGEIRRKHPELTDPAEAVPSLNESQEPAKSWDWIFDGKRIQDIQIQGANGIESSNIMKVLENGSGDIAVVMPILTSLLISTSKKASLRVEEVNAKHTAIITVADLPITRTLSLLKSLTISGSQANKVHKSTAGKLVLQELDAQLSAVGTRFLAGDVPIHEIRIQGNEKISDAQIQQTLENGSEDLEQALKTLYNAMPYFDELNLQVAEENSKYVATIIVDEKPPPLRFGFNRVTGWEIGTGFELGKRKDVGPLWTWNIRDSSSDQTSKLFGKVSYAFGNPHVHYRIGGIANWGKPYIWNLGLTAQIHRLTDAVAPELFPNYNNPLPIFQRIIGTPDLQNYYLRQGAEIALQWSPVMPNHSFRLAMVAESQTSLQRSTDWFVANWGSKLRVRENPPIIPGTLRSLTFQYDLNNITHSMGWHNTLFIEHSNAAVGSDFDFTRLQLHFRYAFRLKNNRVRTRFLFGFSDSTLPIQRQFVIGGVEGLRGYPWSRAEGKSEGLITYKSGHTSSPYAFAGDRGFLLNVEYHYRLSNLFSWGIFRNAFGILFFDEGQVWNVSGPAYTFDPKGSIGIGLQFGEDNSVVVVNVPGIHSGGDDPVFRVNIAKAFESGTGIQVTTMWSKSF